A genomic window from Pseudomonadales bacterium includes:
- a CDS encoding sulfatase-like hydrolase/transferase, with protein sequence MPVTGLQPMLGRLLLLTGACCVAALLWPIPTTPAAPESMDDRLLAGKREYLRDLQTGAQSTGPNVLLILADDLSPYDLSSNGASGIPTPNLDALAAGGVSFDNAYANAAICAPSRAALLTGRYQNRFGFESQPMQRYVRNLGEYLGFRYLIDTDAMRPFLQSSYPDTTQRSRQGLPAGEISLAEVFAAKGYATGIFGKWHLGYGPSNGPGHFGFQTRYGFREAFTLYALPGTPDIIDHTQDLFWERHIRDMGRDGPSRITRNDEPIEEDRYLTDAIVEETRHFIIEAGNRGQPFFAYVPFSAPHTPFQARSEDYEAIDPGLDRNHRVYAAMIRRLDRGVGELVNALAERQLLNDTLIIFSSDNGGADYTGATGNGPLRGGKFTQFEGGLRVPLIIYHAGTLAARTDPRPVLLSDLFATLLSQLDVRASTDRVYDSADLLGRQHHTETAAAQRMLFWRSDFNRAVRDGRWKLLENRNSHQVLLFDLDKDPGERLDLSAREPDRVRVLLEALDVWEQDMQPARWPRVMDYEFTDESGSHWFAI encoded by the coding sequence ATGCCCGTCACAGGCCTCCAGCCCATGCTGGGACGGCTGCTCCTGCTGACAGGCGCATGCTGCGTCGCCGCTCTGCTCTGGCCGATCCCGACAACCCCGGCAGCGCCGGAGTCGATGGACGATCGACTCCTGGCAGGAAAACGTGAATACCTGCGGGACCTCCAAACTGGTGCCCAGTCCACGGGCCCCAACGTCCTGCTGATTCTGGCTGACGATCTGAGCCCCTATGACCTGTCATCGAACGGCGCGTCCGGCATCCCGACTCCCAACCTGGACGCCCTCGCTGCGGGTGGAGTGAGTTTCGACAATGCCTATGCAAACGCCGCTATCTGCGCGCCCTCCCGCGCTGCCCTGCTGACTGGCCGTTATCAGAACCGCTTCGGCTTCGAATCCCAGCCGATGCAGCGTTACGTCCGCAATCTCGGCGAGTACCTCGGCTTCCGCTATCTGATCGACACGGACGCCATGCGTCCCTTCCTGCAATCCAGCTATCCGGACACCACCCAGCGCAGCCGGCAGGGCCTGCCGGCGGGTGAAATTTCCCTGGCAGAAGTCTTCGCGGCAAAAGGCTATGCAACCGGCATCTTCGGCAAGTGGCATCTCGGCTACGGTCCATCCAATGGGCCCGGGCATTTCGGCTTTCAGACCCGGTACGGATTCCGGGAAGCCTTCACTCTTTATGCGCTTCCCGGCACACCGGACATCATCGATCACACACAGGATCTGTTCTGGGAGCGCCACATCCGGGACATGGGGCGGGACGGACCTTCCCGGATTACCCGCAACGACGAGCCAATCGAGGAAGACAGATACCTCACCGACGCAATCGTCGAAGAAACCCGCCACTTCATCATCGAAGCGGGAAATCGCGGTCAGCCTTTCTTCGCCTATGTGCCTTTCAGTGCACCACACACGCCGTTTCAGGCCCGCAGCGAGGACTACGAAGCCATCGACCCGGGTCTTGACCGGAACCATCGGGTGTACGCGGCGATGATCCGTCGTCTGGACCGGGGTGTTGGCGAACTGGTGAACGCACTTGCGGAACGGCAACTGCTAAACGATACCCTGATCATCTTCTCCAGCGATAACGGCGGTGCAGACTACACCGGCGCAACCGGCAACGGTCCCCTGCGTGGCGGCAAGTTCACCCAGTTCGAAGGCGGCCTGAGAGTACCGCTGATCATCTACCACGCCGGCACTCTGGCAGCTCGAACCGACCCGCGCCCGGTGCTGTTGAGCGATCTGTTTGCGACCCTGTTGAGTCAACTGGATGTCCGGGCCAGCACGGACCGGGTCTATGACTCGGCGGATCTCCTCGGCAGGCAGCACCACACTGAAACCGCAGCTGCGCAGCGCATGCTGTTCTGGCGCAGCGATTTCAATCGGGCAGTGCGCGACGGTCGCTGGAAACTCCTCGAAAACCGCAACTCACATCAGGTACTGCTCTTCGATCTGGACAAAGATCCGGGCGAGCGTCTGGATCTCTCGGCACGGGAACCGGATCGGGTACGCGTGCTGCTCGAGGCACTGGATGTCTGGGAGCAGGACATGCAGCCGGCCCGCTGGCCCAGAGTGATGGACTACGAATTCACCGACGAATCGGGGTCGCACTGGTTCGCGATCTAG
- a CDS encoding sodium:solute symporter family protein, which yields MDATLLTYLFVGASFALYIGIAIWSRAASTREFYVAGGHVHPIANGMATAADWMSAASFISMAGIIAFMGYDGTVYLMGWTGGYVLLALLLAPYLRKFGEFTVPDFIGTRYYSNTARVVAVISLVIISFTYVAGQMRGVGIVFSQFLNVEIELGVGIGMAVVFMYAVLGGMKGITYTQVAQYCVLIFAYLVPAIFISMLITGIPVPQLGLGASVADGSGVPVLERLDATLLELGFAPYTDGNKSTIDVFAITMALMLGTAGLPHVIVRFFTVPSVADARRSAGYALLFIALLYTTAPAVGAFARLNFIDTVHDHPYAQLDGWFSSWENVGLIGWLDKNGDGAVQYAPGAPFEGRPSFGSERGELGQRMIINTPTDSPNEVYVDRDIMVLANPEIAALPAWVIALVAAGAVAAALSTAAGLLLVISTSVSHDLIKNSFARNISDRQELLYARLAAATAVIVAGYLGIDPPGFVAEVVAFAFGLAASSLFPAILLGIFSRKMNKEGAIAGMVVGLTFSFCYIGYFKLWAPDANISANWWFGISPEGIGMIGALCNFMTAGIVSRFFPPAPARIQGLVDNIRIPRGVAPPNPH from the coding sequence TAGCCAATGGCATGGCGACTGCCGCAGACTGGATGAGTGCCGCCTCCTTCATCTCGATGGCCGGCATCATCGCTTTCATGGGCTACGACGGCACCGTGTATCTGATGGGCTGGACGGGTGGTTACGTGCTGCTGGCGCTGCTGCTTGCACCCTACCTGAGGAAATTCGGCGAGTTCACCGTGCCGGACTTCATCGGTACCCGCTACTACTCCAACACTGCCCGGGTGGTCGCGGTAATCAGCCTGGTCATCATTTCCTTTACCTACGTCGCAGGCCAGATGCGCGGAGTGGGTATCGTGTTCTCCCAGTTTCTCAATGTGGAGATCGAACTGGGTGTGGGAATCGGCATGGCCGTGGTGTTCATGTACGCGGTGCTCGGCGGCATGAAGGGGATAACCTATACCCAGGTGGCTCAGTACTGTGTACTGATCTTCGCGTACCTGGTTCCCGCAATCTTCATTTCGATGCTCATCACTGGAATCCCGGTGCCCCAGCTCGGTCTGGGTGCGAGCGTCGCTGATGGTTCAGGTGTCCCGGTACTGGAACGGCTGGATGCGACTCTGCTGGAGCTCGGCTTCGCGCCTTACACCGACGGCAACAAGAGCACCATCGATGTGTTTGCGATCACGATGGCGCTCATGCTCGGCACAGCGGGTCTGCCCCATGTGATCGTACGCTTCTTTACCGTACCCAGTGTGGCTGACGCCCGCCGTTCGGCGGGTTATGCACTGCTGTTCATCGCACTCCTCTACACCACCGCTCCCGCAGTCGGTGCATTCGCGAGACTCAATTTCATCGACACTGTGCACGATCATCCTTATGCCCAACTCGACGGCTGGTTCAGCAGCTGGGAAAACGTGGGTCTTATCGGCTGGCTCGACAAGAACGGCGACGGTGCCGTGCAGTACGCGCCGGGTGCACCGTTCGAGGGGAGGCCGTCCTTCGGCTCCGAACGGGGGGAACTCGGCCAGCGGATGATCATCAATACACCCACAGATTCACCCAACGAAGTCTATGTGGATCGGGACATCATGGTGCTCGCCAACCCGGAAATCGCCGCACTGCCCGCCTGGGTGATCGCGCTGGTCGCGGCAGGTGCAGTCGCGGCAGCACTCTCCACGGCAGCAGGTCTGCTGCTGGTGATCTCGACTTCGGTGTCCCACGACCTCATCAAGAACAGTTTCGCCCGCAACATTTCTGACCGGCAGGAACTTCTCTACGCACGCCTGGCAGCAGCTACGGCGGTGATCGTTGCAGGCTATCTCGGCATCGATCCACCCGGATTCGTGGCCGAGGTCGTGGCTTTTGCGTTCGGCCTGGCAGCCTCCTCGCTCTTCCCAGCCATTCTCCTGGGCATCTTCAGCAGGAAAATGAACAAAGAAGGTGCGATCGCCGGTATGGTGGTCGGTCTGACGTTCTCCTTTTGCTACATCGGCTACTTCAAACTCTGGGCACCCGATGCGAACATCTCTGCAAACTGGTGGTTCGGTATCTCCCCGGAAGGTATCGGCATGATCGGCGCACTGTGCAATTTCATGACCGCCGGTATCGTGAGCCGTTTCTTTCCTCCCGCTCCAGCCCGTATCCAGGGGCTGGTCGACAACATCAGAATTCCAAGAGGTGTCGCACCTCCAAACCCGCACTGA
- a CDS encoding fatty acid desaturase family protein has translation MNVKDVLSSEELARISRRSDLQAAWLVVCNYGITAGIFAMMALWPNPLTILLGIILLGGRQLGFGVIVHECGHGTFFENRRLNEWVGEWLAAPPTFNNMKAYARGHLRHHKLAGTHEDPDLPNYRDYPIDRERLQRKIWRDLSGQTGWKQTRGLFKAFLNFSGQHPEQRHALARGLAVNAAMLALFIYIGAAWLYLVWWVALLTTNRLVSRLRQMAEHAAVPDLYDADPRSNTRTIAANWLDRLVFCPLGVSYHLEHHMLASVPIYNLPKLHRLLKNRGYYDGVHFPANYREMLRLATTPTPATVGA, from the coding sequence ATGAACGTGAAGGACGTCCTCAGCAGCGAAGAGCTGGCACGAATCAGTCGTCGCAGCGATCTTCAGGCTGCCTGGCTGGTGGTCTGTAATTACGGCATCACCGCAGGCATCTTCGCGATGATGGCCCTCTGGCCGAATCCACTGACCATTCTGCTCGGTATCATTCTTCTCGGCGGTCGCCAGCTCGGTTTTGGCGTGATCGTCCACGAGTGTGGACATGGTACTTTCTTTGAAAATCGCAGGCTCAACGAATGGGTGGGCGAATGGCTTGCCGCCCCCCCGACTTTCAACAACATGAAAGCCTACGCACGCGGCCATCTCCGTCATCACAAGCTCGCCGGCACCCACGAAGACCCCGACCTGCCGAACTATCGGGACTATCCCATCGACAGGGAGCGCCTGCAGCGAAAAATCTGGCGCGACCTTTCCGGACAGACCGGATGGAAGCAGACCCGTGGTCTGTTCAAAGCCTTCCTGAATTTTTCCGGGCAGCATCCCGAACAGCGGCACGCCCTGGCCCGCGGTCTGGCTGTGAATGCGGCAATGCTTGCCCTGTTCATCTACATCGGCGCGGCCTGGCTGTACCTGGTCTGGTGGGTGGCGCTGCTGACGACCAACCGGCTGGTCAGTCGACTGCGCCAGATGGCCGAACATGCGGCGGTACCCGATCTCTACGACGCGGACCCGCGCAGCAACACCCGCACCATCGCCGCGAACTGGCTCGACCGGCTGGTGTTCTGCCCGCTTGGCGTGAGCTACCACCTTGAGCATCACATGCTGGCGTCGGTGCCGATCTACAACCTGCCGAAGCTGCACCGACTCCTGAAAAACCGTGGTTACTACGACGGTGTGCATTTTCCCGCCAACTACCGGGAGATGCTGCGGCTGGCGACCACGCCGACTCCTGCCACCGTCGGCGCCTGA
- a CDS encoding rhomboid family intramembrane serine protease — protein sequence MNTPTDVVWRTIRRGGSRRALGEASLVLAAVDIDHEIRRDIGDWYLVVAESDAPRAVAHLETYSLENRPQLAGPTLVDPIDSGWIGVLGFLLVIWSLPSLEQAQVFGWDWRGIGRLEAGTVMAGEWWRTITALTLHGDIAHLVGNSLFGALFGLLVGRYLGSGLGWLLILLSGALGNGLNAWLRPEDFRAIGASTATFAALAIGSAFVWRRGYFRGRGWRRGLAPLFAAIAMLAFTGVGDEGTDVLAHFTGFACGIGAGIVAAQLPIERLGVSGQRLCGVGALVLICVAWMSAGG from the coding sequence ATGAATACTCCAACAGACGTCGTCTGGCGGACGATCCGTCGCGGCGGATCCAGGCGTGCACTCGGTGAAGCCAGTCTGGTGCTGGCTGCCGTGGACATCGATCACGAGATTCGTCGGGATATCGGTGACTGGTATCTGGTGGTCGCCGAGTCCGATGCACCCCGGGCGGTCGCGCATCTGGAAACCTACAGTCTTGAAAACCGCCCGCAACTGGCTGGGCCGACACTGGTTGATCCGATCGACAGTGGCTGGATTGGCGTACTGGGTTTCCTCCTCGTCATCTGGTCGCTGCCCAGTCTGGAGCAGGCGCAGGTGTTCGGCTGGGACTGGCGTGGTATCGGCCGGCTCGAGGCCGGCACTGTGATGGCCGGGGAATGGTGGCGGACAATCACCGCGCTGACCTTACACGGCGACATAGCCCACCTGGTCGGTAATTCCCTGTTCGGAGCCTTGTTTGGACTGCTGGTGGGCCGCTATCTGGGTTCCGGACTCGGCTGGCTGCTGATCCTGCTGAGCGGCGCACTCGGTAACGGACTGAACGCCTGGCTGCGACCTGAAGACTTCCGGGCGATCGGAGCGAGCACCGCCACCTTCGCAGCACTGGCCATTGGCAGCGCCTTCGTCTGGCGCCGGGGTTACTTCCGCGGTCGGGGCTGGCGGCGGGGGCTCGCGCCCCTGTTTGCAGCCATCGCCATGCTGGCCTTCACTGGTGTGGGCGACGAAGGCACAGACGTGCTGGCGCATTTCACCGGTTTTGCGTGTGGTATTGGCGCAGGCATTGTGGCAGCGCAACTCCCGATCGAGCGTCTCGGTGTCAGCGGTCAGCGGTTGTGTGGTGTGGGTGCGCTGGTACTGATCTGCGTCGCCTGGATGTCGGCAGGCGGCTGA
- a CDS encoding MaoC family dehydratase has translation MPNIPAIIQDIHHLFGHEIGTSDWILIDQKKIDQHAATTGDDSWIHTDPERAASETPFGGATAQPFLLLAHFTEMAKAVHIPIPGVVYRQNYGFDRVRIVQPVAAGSRIRGRFELKKAEPKGHHGLLIHLDASIEIEGDDVAPAVVAEWLAYLRLDD, from the coding sequence ATGCCGAACATCCCAGCAATAATCCAGGACATCCATCATCTCTTCGGTCACGAGATCGGTACCAGCGACTGGATTCTCATCGATCAGAAAAAAATCGATCAGCATGCTGCAACCACCGGAGACGACAGCTGGATCCACACGGATCCTGAACGGGCGGCCAGCGAAACTCCTTTCGGAGGCGCCACCGCCCAGCCCTTCCTGCTCCTCGCCCATTTCACCGAAATGGCCAAAGCCGTGCACATCCCCATTCCGGGTGTGGTGTACAGACAGAATTACGGCTTCGATCGAGTACGCATCGTGCAACCCGTTGCTGCAGGTTCGAGAATTCGCGGTCGCTTCGAACTGAAGAAAGCAGAACCCAAGGGGCATCACGGTCTGCTCATCCATCTCGACGCTTCGATCGAAATCGAGGGGGACGATGTGGCGCCTGCGGTCGTGGCGGAATGGCTCGCCTACCTGCGCCTCGACGACTGA
- a CDS encoding alpha/beta fold hydrolase: MYNKAKLAIAGWVLIVLGGSLAHLIQTTGGIDIEDVRFEYESGRHLSALLYRPANATPASPAPGILAVHGYINSRETQSGFAIEFARRGYVVLAIDQTGHGFSEGPAFGAGFGGPAGLRYLRGLPFVDTSQIGLEGHSMGGWTSLAAAADQPDGYRSLALVGSSTGPGFVPVGTPEFPRNLGVIFSRYDEFAPLMWGVADAADVGQSEKLRAVFGTEAPVVPEQLYGSIEQGTARWLTIPDTTHPGDHLSGEAIGDTVDWMAMTLSGGTQLDSADQIWHWKEFGTLIALIGGMLVLLGSCKLILGMPAFQRLAGVPPAALPGGWWSSAALAAAIPALTYYPLTGLGALFTANALFPQGVTNQILIWALGNGLIVLGADAFVRRKARVEQARFASAALEPSANWPRAASVAVLSTLCLYLAVVLSDVLFKTDLRFWVVALKPMAAHHFPVFLAYVLPFTAYFHVSQRIWLRGLAPTGSALGQYVSTVVASIGGLFVLVAGCYFYLFASGHLPPVDPLFTIVAIQFLPVLSLTAIVSVFAWRRTGRAETGAIICGLLVSWYVVAGQATHL, from the coding sequence ATGTATAACAAGGCAAAGCTGGCAATCGCCGGATGGGTACTTATCGTTCTCGGTGGGAGTCTGGCACACCTCATTCAGACCACCGGCGGGATCGACATCGAAGATGTGCGCTTCGAATACGAAAGCGGCAGGCACCTGTCCGCACTGCTGTACAGACCCGCGAATGCAACGCCGGCCTCTCCGGCGCCGGGTATTCTGGCCGTGCACGGCTACATCAATTCCCGTGAAACACAAAGCGGCTTCGCCATAGAATTTGCGCGGCGCGGTTATGTGGTGCTGGCCATCGATCAGACCGGTCATGGCTTCAGCGAAGGTCCTGCCTTCGGCGCAGGATTCGGCGGTCCGGCGGGATTGCGCTACCTGCGCGGGCTGCCTTTTGTCGACACCAGTCAGATCGGCCTCGAGGGCCACAGTATGGGAGGCTGGACCAGCCTGGCGGCAGCCGCCGATCAACCGGACGGTTACAGATCACTGGCACTGGTGGGATCCTCGACAGGTCCGGGGTTTGTCCCGGTCGGAACCCCGGAATTTCCCCGTAATCTCGGTGTGATATTCAGCCGCTACGATGAGTTCGCCCCACTCATGTGGGGCGTGGCTGATGCGGCAGACGTCGGGCAGAGTGAAAAGCTGCGGGCCGTGTTCGGGACAGAGGCACCCGTGGTCCCGGAGCAGCTTTACGGCTCCATAGAACAAGGCACCGCACGCTGGCTGACGATTCCCGATACCACTCATCCAGGCGATCACCTCTCCGGTGAAGCCATAGGCGACACGGTCGACTGGATGGCGATGACGCTGTCCGGTGGTACACAACTCGACTCTGCGGATCAGATCTGGCACTGGAAGGAGTTCGGTACCCTGATTGCCCTGATCGGCGGAATGCTGGTGCTGCTGGGCAGCTGCAAGCTGATCCTGGGGATGCCGGCCTTTCAGCGGCTGGCCGGGGTGCCACCGGCAGCACTGCCGGGTGGCTGGTGGTCGAGTGCAGCGCTGGCCGCCGCGATTCCCGCCCTGACCTATTATCCGCTCACCGGGCTGGGCGCACTGTTCACGGCCAATGCGCTGTTCCCCCAGGGTGTAACCAATCAGATTCTGATCTGGGCGCTCGGCAACGGACTCATCGTGCTGGGTGCAGACGCTTTCGTGCGTCGCAAGGCCAGAGTCGAACAAGCCAGGTTCGCTTCTGCCGCGCTCGAACCTTCCGCGAATTGGCCACGGGCAGCGTCCGTCGCGGTGCTGTCCACACTGTGTTTATACCTTGCCGTGGTGCTGTCCGATGTCTTGTTCAAAACCGATCTGCGGTTCTGGGTGGTTGCACTGAAACCCATGGCCGCTCACCATTTTCCGGTGTTTCTGGCTTATGTACTGCCTTTCACCGCCTATTTCCATGTCAGTCAGCGTATCTGGCTGCGTGGCCTGGCCCCGACCGGGTCGGCGCTCGGCCAGTATGTCTCGACCGTCGTGGCCAGCATCGGTGGCCTCTTCGTGCTGGTCGCAGGCTGTTATTTTTATCTGTTTGCGAGCGGTCACCTGCCGCCGGTGGATCCGCTGTTCACGATAGTGGCGATCCAGTTCCTGCCGGTGCTCAGCCTCACCGCGATAGTTTCCGTATTCGCCTGGCGCAGAACGGGCAGGGCGGAAACGGGTGCGATCATCTGCGGTCTGCTTGTGAGCTGGTATGTGGTGGCGGGTCAGGCAACGCACCTGTAG